The Fluviispira sanaruensis sequence GTGTGATCGATGAATTTTGAACTCATTTCTTGATATTGGCCTAAATTGACTTTGTAATTTTTTGCCAATTCTACTGCTTCAGAAACATTGACTCGGCCAAATCCATACCAATTTGAAAAACTAAACCCAGCCGCATTTTTGACCCAGCCCTGTTCAGCTTGATAAAGCGAATTGCTATCTCCTTTGACCAATTGAACTTGTGAGCCTGCATTCTCTGCGTCTACTTTTGTTGATGTTTTTGCTAAAATATATTTAACATCTCGCCAAGTTAATTTTGGATTGGCTTCTAGAATGAGAGCCAAGCTTCCCGAAGTCACAGGCGCAGCAGACGATGTGCCATTCATTGTATTTGTATAATCACCATCCAAATTTTCATCGAAATTGAGTGCATTAAATTCATTGCGTATGTTTAAAACAGAATCGAGATCATTCAAATCAGCCGTTTTACTCATACCATAGCGAGTTCCACTGTAATCTGTTGTGATTATAGCAGGCTCACCAATTGTTGGTCTGTATTTGCTCCAATCAATTTTTTTATCATAATCACTATATCTTCCTTCAACAAATTCTTTGTTAACCCCATATTCACCCCCAGGAGCACTGACCCAAAGCGAAGATCCTGCGGTTGAATAACTCGCTTTTTTTCCTTTTGCATTTAATGCGCCTACAACGATGGTTTCTGGGATAGCATTTAATAAATTCATATTCGAATTTTGGCAGGAAACATTTATTTCATTTGCTTTAGAACATTTAAAATAAAATATTCCTGAAGATATATAGCCATTACCTGCTGATTTAACATAAAGTGCACCTTTTCCATCACGCAACTGGCGTGCTCCATAGCGCATAGCCAAAGCACCAGAACTGATTAATGGGTGACTATCTGGAATCTGTTCGAGATTTGAAAAACCAAAGCTCATATTAAAAATATCATTTCCTTGAGAAGCATCTGAGCCACCTAGAGCATCGACAAAGTTTTGAAAGTTTTGTGACCCACTTGAAATAACATTATATCCAGATAATTTCGCGCGTGGTGCAACTCCAGAACCTCCAAACCCAAGATTACTGCGCATAGCAATTATTCCTGCAACCATTGTTCCATGATCAACTACATCATCTTCTAAATCACCTTCGCTATCTTCTGCGGGTGATGGTGAAGGATCATTTGGTGCCAAGCGATTATTTTTAAAATTAATAGACCAAGATTTACTGACATATTCTTCGTTATCAATATTCGGATTCAATGATTTATGAGCAATGTCAATGCCAGAGTCAACAACTCCGACGCGTATTCCATTCCCACTTAAGCATTGTTTCTTTAACACATCATCGACATTTATATCTTCACCTGCGATTCCGCTTTCAGAAGCAAATGCATCTTGTCCTGTGTTCTTTAAATGCCATTGGTATTTACCAAGAGGATTTAATTTCTCATTAGCTAAATCCGTACAGAATTTATTTCGTTTTATCTCAGTATTATTTGCATCGAAAGAACTTTGAGCAGTTAAGACTGATTTTGTCGATAATTCTACATTTTCTTGATTTTTATTTCCACAAGATGATAAAAACGAGATAGCAATAACAGGTACAGAAAGAATAAGCATATTCTTTTTATTTATGATCATGGCTTCACTCCGTATTAAAAGTCAAAAAATGAGTCAAGCAATCGGCTCATTTTAAAAATCAAATCGAAAGACAACAAAATCAAAGGGGCTTTTTAGTAAAGTTTTCTATAACTTCAACCTTTATACTTTCGATCGAAGAAATATTTTCTTCTCTAATTTCTTTAATCACATCTGATATTTTTGCATTTTCGGGTATATCAACAATATAATAACCGATTTGTGGATAATCTTTATGTTTAAGTTTACTGCTTAATTTAAAATTATTGTTTGCTTTCACAATAATTTTCTCGCTCAAAACACCCACTTTTTTGGTCTTATTGTTTATAACAACGCGATAACCTTTTTTCTTATCTTGATTATCCCCTAAAGCATGCATTGAAGTTTTTAGAGATGAATTTTGCGAAAGTGAACTTGATTTTTCATTATATACTTTAAGTCCTTCTTTTTCAAAAATAACT is a genomic window containing:
- a CDS encoding S8 family serine peptidase — encoded protein: MIINKKNMLILSVPVIAISFLSSCGNKNQENVELSTKSVLTAQSSFDANNTEIKRNKFCTDLANEKLNPLGKYQWHLKNTGQDAFASESGIAGEDINVDDVLKKQCLSGNGIRVGVVDSGIDIAHKSLNPNIDNEEYVSKSWSINFKNNRLAPNDPSPSPAEDSEGDLEDDVVDHGTMVAGIIAMRSNLGFGGSGVAPRAKLSGYNVISSGSQNFQNFVDALGGSDASQGNDIFNMSFGFSNLEQIPDSHPLISSGALAMRYGARQLRDGKGALYVKSAGNGYISSGIFYFKCSKANEINVSCQNSNMNLLNAIPETIVVGALNAKGKKASYSTAGSSLWVSAPGGEYGVNKEFVEGRYSDYDKKIDWSKYRPTIGEPAIITTDYSGTRYGMSKTADLNDLDSVLNIRNEFNALNFDENLDGDYTNTMNGTSSAAPVTSGSLALILEANPKLTWRDVKYILAKTSTKVDAENAGSQVQLVKGDSNSLYQAEQGWVKNAAGFSFSNWYGFGRVNVSEAVELAKNYKVNLGQYQEMSSKFIDHTKQVPKADPNGYVTSLNIPTRDGLNIESVQIQVSADSTNLGDIGFELTSPSGTKSILWNVGNGFVYTKKLDKITLQSNAFYGENSSGNWKLKVINAGFFNSNTTFKGWKIMVTGHK